A window of Oncorhynchus tshawytscha isolate Ot180627B linkage group LG10, Otsh_v2.0, whole genome shotgun sequence contains these coding sequences:
- the LOC112260301 gene encoding 40S ribosomal protein S15-like, which produces MAEVEIKKKRTFRKFTYRGVDLDQLLDMSYEQLMQLYCARQRRRLNRGLRRKQQSLLKRLRKAKKEAPPMEKPEVVKTHLRDMVILPEMVGSMVGVYNGKTFNQVEIKPEMCGHYLGEFSITYKPVKHGRPGIGATHSSRFIPLK; this is translated from the exons ATG GCGGAAGTTGAGATCAAGAAGAAGCGTACCTTCAGGAAGTTCACCTACAGAGGTGTGGACCTGGACCAGCTTCTTGACATGTCCTA TGAGCAGTTAATGCAGTTGTACTGCGCCCGCCAGAGGAGGAGGCTCAACCGTGGCCTTCGCCGCAAGCAGCAGTCCCTACTGAAGCGTCTGCGTAAGGCCAAGAAGGAGGCTCCCCCCATGGAGAAGCCTGAGGTGGTGAAGACTCACCTCAGGGACATGGTCATCCTGCCTGAGATGGTCGGCTCCATGGTCGGAGTGTACAACGGCAAGACCTTTAACCAGGTTGAAATCAAG CCTGAGATGTGTGGCCACTACCTGGGGGAGTTCTCCATCACCTACAAGCCAGTCAAGCACGGTCGTCCCGGTATCGGAGCGACACATTCTTCCCGTTTCATCCCACTGAAGTAG
- the crsp7 gene encoding mediator of RNA polymerase II transcription subunit 26 isoform X2 codes for MTTASATPQQMRDRLLQAIDSRSNIHNMVAVLEVITYLEKFPITKEALEETRLGKLINDVRKKTKDKDLAKRAKKLLRSWQKLIDPGQNETPSRGAVSVSGSANGSAHPCRTDVPPPDVSLAGKGIQEVKTRNDVHNTYSPKAEKSSSRKRRGEQKDSVQLPAKTSKMSPNEQMHNSTPPPPPTNGIAGNPEAPQDLEATPSPDRARTEHIENEKHSRIPVNAVKPHPSSPGLAKLPSTSSLLKTAVLQQQARLDEGGGQYLTKSPRCLSSPRTMKQETMSKHSSTYAPKGTIPSPARSPRLPSSQPLTSPAQVSHVNGPPPPAHRASLHWPGSSEATTNPPHSTGTLEPPPVFLPTTHPAPQNSECAELHRPTPSVVVVKAEAEVSASSSDRKKRKKYRSRDYSVNLQGQDTEDKTKPVRLKERRLTFDPVTGQIKSMVHKEPCQVEEPPMPPPPKPQQRTDLHPQQPPAPTPSPFQQTNWKELSRNEIIQSYLNLQSNVLTSSRVQAPGAHFFMSEYLKREESDLREARRGVHVLQLDSSVTDTPGVSREVTDKDLHRVHTEHWQGVNGCYDTKGTWFDWTECISLDPHGDESKLNILPYICLD; via the exons ATGACAACGGCCTCAGCAACTCCGCAGCAGATGAGAGACCGGCTGCTGCAGGCCATCGATAGTCGTAGCAAT ATTCACAATATGGTGGCAGTATTAGAAGTTATCACATACTTGGAGAAATTCCCTATCACCAAAGAAGCACTTGAG GAAACCCGATTGGGGAAACTGATCAATGACGTGAGGAAGAAGACCAAGGATAAAGACCTTGCCAAGCGTGCCAAGAAGCTTTTGCGGAGCTGGCAGAAATTGATCGACCCAGGGCAAAATGAGACTCCATCGCGGGGGGCAGTAAGTGTCTCGGGCTCTGCCAATGGCAGTGCCCACCCCTGTCGGACTGACGTTCCACCCCCTGACGTATCCCTGGCAGGCAAAGGTATCCAAGAGGTCAAAACTAGAAATGACGTCCACAACACCTACTCGCCCAAAGCGGAGAAGTCAAGCAGCAGGAAGCGTAGAGGGGAGCAAAAGGACAGTGTGCAGTTACCGGCCAAAACCTCCAAGATGTCCCCCAACGAGCAGATGCACAACTCTACTCCGCCGCCACCTCCCACAAATGGGATTGCAGGTAACCCTGAGGCTCCCCAAGACCTAGAGGCTACACCTTCGCCAGACAGGGCCCGGACAGAGCACATTGAGAATGAAAAACACAGTAGAATCCCTGTCAATGCTGTCAAACCTCACCCCAGCTCCCCGGGCCTCGCCAAACTACCTAGCACTTCCTCTTTACTCAAGACTGCTGTGTTGCAGCAGCAAGCAAGGTTGGACGAAGGAGGGGGGCAATATCTGACCAAAAGCCCCCGCTGCCTTTCAAGTCCACGGACTATGAAGCAAGAGACTATGTCCAAGCACTCTTCAACATATGCACCAAAAGGGACTATCCCAAGCCCAGCTCGGAGTCCTCGCTTGCCTTCGTCCCAGCCTTTAACGTCCCCAGCCCAAGTGTCTCATGTGAATGGGCCGCCACCCCCTGCCCATAGGGCCTCACTGCACTGGCCTGGCTCCTCAGAGGCCACCACCAATCCCCCACACAGCACTGGAACACTGGAACCCCCGCCTGTCTTCCTTCCCACCACCCATCCCGCCCCACAAAACTCTGAGTGCGCGGAACTCCACAGACCCACCCCCTCTGTAGTGGTGGTCAAGGCTGAGGCAGAAGTCTCTGCCTCCAGCTCGGACCGCAAAAAGAGGAAGAAGTACAGGTCCAGGGACTACTCTGTCAACCTGCAGGGGCAGGACACAGAGGACAAAACAAAGCCTGTGAGGTTAAAAGAACGCAGGCTAACGTTTGACCCTGTGACTGGACAGATCAAGTCCATGGTACATAAAGAACCCTGTCAGGTGGAGGAACCCCCAATGCCACCTCCCCCTAAGCCCCAGCAGAGAACTGATCTGCATCCACAGCAGCCTCCCGCTCCCACCCCTAGCCCCTTCCAACAGACTAACTGGAAAGAGCTGTCCCGAAACGAGATCATCCAGTCCTACCTAAACCTTCAGAGCAACGTGCTCACATCCTCGAGGGTCCAGGCCCCCGGTGCGCACTTTTTCATGTCAGAATACCTGAAACGGGAGGAGAGTGATCTCAGGGAGGCGAGGCGAGGAGTCCATGTCTTGCAGCTGGACAGCTCGGTAACGGACACACCTGGAGTGAGCCGAGAGGTGACCGACAAGGACCTCCACAGAGTACATACGGAGCACTGGCAAGGGGTCAATGGTTGTTACGACACCAAGGGCACTTGGTTCGACTGGACGGAGTGTATATCGTTGGACCCACATGGGGACGAGAGCAAACTGAACATCCTGCCATATATTTGCCTAGACTGA
- the cnn2 gene encoding calponin-2 encodes MSGSSFNRGPAYGFSAEVKSKIAGKYDPQREDELRVWIEDVTGCVIGEDFQKGLKNGVILCELINKLQPGSVKKINSSTMNWHQLENITNFIKSIQTYGLKPHDIFEANDLFESGNMTQVQSTLLSLAGTAKTKGCQSRVDIGVKYADKQERLFDEEKMKAGHCVIGLQMGTNKCASQAGMNAYGTRRHLYDPKAHILPPMDNSTISLQMGTNKGASQAGMTAPGTRRAIYDQKLGTDKCDNSTMSLQMGSNAGANQSGQNFGLGRQIYDAKYCPKNDEEQNGAGADYQDEGYQEYKDDTVPVYQEEGTDY; translated from the exons ATGTCTGGCTCATCATTTAACAGAGGTCCTGCCTATGGGTTTTCTGCGGAAGTCAAAAGCAAG ATTGCCGGAAAGTATGACCCTCAGAGAGAGGATGAGCTAAGGGTCTGGATCGAGGATGTGACGGGATGTGTTATTGGGGAGGACTTCCAGAAAGGCCTGAAAAATGGTGTCATCCTGTGCGA aCTGATCAACAAACTTCAACCTGGCTCTGTGAAAAAGATCAACTCGTCCACCATGAATTGGCATCAG CTGGAGAACATCACCAACTTCATCAAATCCATCCAAACGTACGGCCTGAAGCCCCATGATATCTTTGAGGCCAATGACCTCTTTGAGAGTGGGAACATGACCCAGGTCCAGAGCACCCTGTTGTCTCTCGCTGGCACG GCCAAGACCAAGGGCTGCCAGTCCCGAGTGGACATTGGGGTGAAGTACGCAGACAAACAGGAGAGATTATTCGACGAGGAGAAGATGAAGGCCGGACATTGTGTCATTGGACTGCAG ATGGGAACGAATAAGTGTGCCAGCCAGGCGGGCATGAATGCATACGGCACCAGGAGGCACCTTTATGACCCCAAGGCTCACATCCTGCCCCCCATGGACAACTCTACCATCAGTCTGCAAATGGGCACCAATAAGGGGGCCAGCCAG GCTGGCATGACAGCTCCAGGAACCCGCCGTGCCATCTACGACCAGAAGCTGGGCACAGACAAGTGTGACAACAGCACCATGTCGCTGCAGATGGGCTCCAACGCAGGCGCCAACCAGAGCGGGCAGAACTTTGGCCTGGGTCGTCAGATCTACGACGCCAAGTACTGCCCCAAGAATGACGAGGAGCAGAACGGGGCCGGGGCCGACTACCAAGATGAGGGTTACCAAGAATACAAAGATGACACGGTGCCGGTGTACCAAGAAGAGGGGACGGATTATTAA
- the crsp7 gene encoding mediator of RNA polymerase II transcription subunit 26 isoform X1, whose product MTTASATPQQMRDRLLQAIDSRSNQIHNMVAVLEVITYLEKFPITKEALEETRLGKLINDVRKKTKDKDLAKRAKKLLRSWQKLIDPGQNETPSRGAVSVSGSANGSAHPCRTDVPPPDVSLAGKGIQEVKTRNDVHNTYSPKAEKSSSRKRRGEQKDSVQLPAKTSKMSPNEQMHNSTPPPPPTNGIAGNPEAPQDLEATPSPDRARTEHIENEKHSRIPVNAVKPHPSSPGLAKLPSTSSLLKTAVLQQQARLDEGGGQYLTKSPRCLSSPRTMKQETMSKHSSTYAPKGTIPSPARSPRLPSSQPLTSPAQVSHVNGPPPPAHRASLHWPGSSEATTNPPHSTGTLEPPPVFLPTTHPAPQNSECAELHRPTPSVVVVKAEAEVSASSSDRKKRKKYRSRDYSVNLQGQDTEDKTKPVRLKERRLTFDPVTGQIKSMVHKEPCQVEEPPMPPPPKPQQRTDLHPQQPPAPTPSPFQQTNWKELSRNEIIQSYLNLQSNVLTSSRVQAPGAHFFMSEYLKREESDLREARRGVHVLQLDSSVTDTPGVSREVTDKDLHRVHTEHWQGVNGCYDTKGTWFDWTECISLDPHGDESKLNILPYICLD is encoded by the exons ATGACAACGGCCTCAGCAACTCCGCAGCAGATGAGAGACCGGCTGCTGCAGGCCATCGATAGTCGTAGCAAT CAGATTCACAATATGGTGGCAGTATTAGAAGTTATCACATACTTGGAGAAATTCCCTATCACCAAAGAAGCACTTGAG GAAACCCGATTGGGGAAACTGATCAATGACGTGAGGAAGAAGACCAAGGATAAAGACCTTGCCAAGCGTGCCAAGAAGCTTTTGCGGAGCTGGCAGAAATTGATCGACCCAGGGCAAAATGAGACTCCATCGCGGGGGGCAGTAAGTGTCTCGGGCTCTGCCAATGGCAGTGCCCACCCCTGTCGGACTGACGTTCCACCCCCTGACGTATCCCTGGCAGGCAAAGGTATCCAAGAGGTCAAAACTAGAAATGACGTCCACAACACCTACTCGCCCAAAGCGGAGAAGTCAAGCAGCAGGAAGCGTAGAGGGGAGCAAAAGGACAGTGTGCAGTTACCGGCCAAAACCTCCAAGATGTCCCCCAACGAGCAGATGCACAACTCTACTCCGCCGCCACCTCCCACAAATGGGATTGCAGGTAACCCTGAGGCTCCCCAAGACCTAGAGGCTACACCTTCGCCAGACAGGGCCCGGACAGAGCACATTGAGAATGAAAAACACAGTAGAATCCCTGTCAATGCTGTCAAACCTCACCCCAGCTCCCCGGGCCTCGCCAAACTACCTAGCACTTCCTCTTTACTCAAGACTGCTGTGTTGCAGCAGCAAGCAAGGTTGGACGAAGGAGGGGGGCAATATCTGACCAAAAGCCCCCGCTGCCTTTCAAGTCCACGGACTATGAAGCAAGAGACTATGTCCAAGCACTCTTCAACATATGCACCAAAAGGGACTATCCCAAGCCCAGCTCGGAGTCCTCGCTTGCCTTCGTCCCAGCCTTTAACGTCCCCAGCCCAAGTGTCTCATGTGAATGGGCCGCCACCCCCTGCCCATAGGGCCTCACTGCACTGGCCTGGCTCCTCAGAGGCCACCACCAATCCCCCACACAGCACTGGAACACTGGAACCCCCGCCTGTCTTCCTTCCCACCACCCATCCCGCCCCACAAAACTCTGAGTGCGCGGAACTCCACAGACCCACCCCCTCTGTAGTGGTGGTCAAGGCTGAGGCAGAAGTCTCTGCCTCCAGCTCGGACCGCAAAAAGAGGAAGAAGTACAGGTCCAGGGACTACTCTGTCAACCTGCAGGGGCAGGACACAGAGGACAAAACAAAGCCTGTGAGGTTAAAAGAACGCAGGCTAACGTTTGACCCTGTGACTGGACAGATCAAGTCCATGGTACATAAAGAACCCTGTCAGGTGGAGGAACCCCCAATGCCACCTCCCCCTAAGCCCCAGCAGAGAACTGATCTGCATCCACAGCAGCCTCCCGCTCCCACCCCTAGCCCCTTCCAACAGACTAACTGGAAAGAGCTGTCCCGAAACGAGATCATCCAGTCCTACCTAAACCTTCAGAGCAACGTGCTCACATCCTCGAGGGTCCAGGCCCCCGGTGCGCACTTTTTCATGTCAGAATACCTGAAACGGGAGGAGAGTGATCTCAGGGAGGCGAGGCGAGGAGTCCATGTCTTGCAGCTGGACAGCTCGGTAACGGACACACCTGGAGTGAGCCGAGAGGTGACCGACAAGGACCTCCACAGAGTACATACGGAGCACTGGCAAGGGGTCAATGGTTGTTACGACACCAAGGGCACTTGGTTCGACTGGACGGAGTGTATATCGTTGGACCCACATGGGGACGAGAGCAAACTGAACATCCTGCCATATATTTGCCTAGACTGA